In Chitinophaga sp. HK235, a single window of DNA contains:
- a CDS encoding helix-turn-helix domain-containing protein, with protein MKVKTIAPVDFERHYMSEIPPVFRTLGVPLQIYDIKETARFINLPTPLYRPDYNFIVHLTKGSARQQVDAIIQSIYANDVLFVKQGNMTALKDVSPDVEGHIIIFEDSTLNHLLSKEKLIHLFSANTVIQLSDETSNWLTPLFGLLTYEMYHKTPDLDVCYSLFQAALMKIIASDKEQHKNVNRSSEITFAFKELVYKHHVEQRSVSFYVDKLSVSVNYLNRCVQQTMGTAPKEWINKVNILHSQLLLQDFTKDISSIAFELNYEDPGYFGRLFKKITRLTPSEYRASLMQSLS; from the coding sequence ATGAAAGTTAAAACTATCGCACCCGTTGACTTCGAGCGTCATTATATGTCTGAAATACCGCCGGTTTTCAGGACTTTGGGAGTGCCTTTGCAGATATATGATATAAAAGAGACCGCCCGGTTTATTAATTTGCCTACCCCACTGTACAGGCCGGATTATAATTTTATCGTTCACCTCACAAAGGGGAGTGCCCGGCAACAGGTAGATGCCATTATTCAATCCATCTATGCCAATGATGTATTGTTTGTGAAGCAGGGGAATATGACTGCTTTAAAAGACGTGAGTCCGGATGTAGAAGGGCATATTATTATATTTGAAGATAGTACACTCAATCATCTTTTATCAAAGGAAAAACTGATCCACCTTTTCAGCGCCAATACGGTCATTCAGTTATCTGATGAAACCAGTAATTGGTTAACCCCGCTTTTCGGATTGTTAACCTATGAAATGTATCACAAAACACCAGACCTGGATGTTTGTTATTCGCTGTTTCAGGCGGCACTGATGAAGATTATAGCTTCGGATAAGGAGCAGCATAAAAACGTGAACCGCAGCAGTGAGATTACCTTTGCATTTAAGGAACTGGTGTACAAACATCATGTTGAACAAAGATCCGTTTCTTTTTATGTAGATAAACTGTCGGTTTCCGTGAACTATCTGAACCGCTGTGTGCAGCAAACGATGGGCACTGCACCCAAAGAGTGGATCAACAAAGTGAATATTTTGCACAGCCAGCTTTTATTGCAGGACTTTACCAAAGATATCTCGTCTATTGCATTTGAACTCAATTATGAAGACCCTGGTTATTTTGGTCGTCTTTTTAAAAAGA
- a CDS encoding GMC oxidoreductase: protein MQTEIVVIGSGVAATALITKILADRPHTSITVLEAGGKIKMRDFALYQSYLITNKLPFDNQNIYDSCHDLSYPDRDKPGENKFEGDTEIPMMGARAFLYGGSTVHWGGWAFRLKPEDFRLRTSLKNKGITPGDVIDWPFGYEEMEPYYHEAEHFIGVSGDSEDTTTPRSGKYPFPAFPFTLEDGLFIDAFKKFTEPVSYSHLPIARYGDTHANNSHGPCHTTGLCKYCPFGARFAAANNLDDLVQSARYPHLRILTNAIADQILMDSKAHATGVKYLNKKNGAWETINANIIINAAGAIEGAKLLQRSALDWWKNGIGNDNDLVGRFLITHPYFFYKAVLPANPQMLQPEMGFPTLVSRYYDSPAEQHKGKFILINPPSSPKVNLVRSMSNGKTRDEIIQSIQTNTTVQLQGLIEVFSDRRNRVVNSEKKNRFGMRETKIDFYKSGDFDNRMKEVEGITKTIFSHMNAVDPGIENAISWRADHAACTTRMSNSPEEGVVDPNLKIHGTSNIYMCSNAVFSSLGAVNPTLTLTALSLRLGSHLLNQLKA from the coding sequence ATGCAAACAGAAATTGTGGTGATCGGCTCCGGTGTGGCCGCTACTGCCCTGATCACCAAAATACTGGCCGACAGGCCCCATACATCCATTACCGTGCTGGAAGCAGGCGGGAAAATAAAAATGCGGGATTTTGCCCTGTATCAGAGTTACCTCATCACCAACAAGCTGCCATTCGACAACCAGAATATTTATGATTCCTGCCACGATCTGTCTTACCCCGACAGGGATAAACCAGGAGAGAATAAATTTGAAGGAGACACAGAAATTCCGATGATGGGCGCACGCGCTTTCCTTTATGGCGGTTCCACCGTACACTGGGGTGGCTGGGCTTTCCGCTTAAAACCGGAAGACTTCCGGTTACGTACCAGCCTGAAAAATAAAGGTATCACTCCGGGAGATGTTATTGACTGGCCTTTCGGTTACGAGGAAATGGAACCCTATTACCACGAAGCAGAACACTTTATCGGCGTTTCCGGCGACTCAGAAGACACTACCACGCCCCGGTCAGGAAAGTATCCCTTCCCTGCTTTTCCTTTCACTTTGGAAGACGGACTGTTTATCGATGCCTTTAAAAAATTCACTGAACCGGTCAGTTACTCCCATTTGCCCATAGCCCGCTATGGCGACACCCATGCCAATAACAGCCATGGTCCCTGTCACACTACCGGGTTATGCAAATACTGTCCGTTTGGCGCCCGGTTTGCAGCTGCCAATAATCTCGATGACCTGGTACAATCCGCCAGGTACCCACATCTCCGGATCCTCACCAACGCCATCGCAGATCAAATACTGATGGACAGCAAAGCACATGCTACCGGCGTTAAGTATCTCAACAAAAAGAATGGTGCCTGGGAAACAATCAATGCAAACATCATCATCAATGCTGCCGGCGCCATTGAAGGCGCCAAGCTGTTGCAACGTTCTGCGCTGGACTGGTGGAAAAACGGTATTGGCAACGATAACGATCTGGTAGGCAGGTTCCTCATTACACACCCTTACTTTTTTTACAAAGCCGTGTTGCCGGCCAACCCACAGATGCTTCAGCCTGAAATGGGCTTCCCTACCCTGGTATCACGTTACTATGATAGTCCGGCCGAACAACATAAAGGAAAATTTATTCTTATCAATCCCCCCAGTTCTCCCAAGGTAAATCTGGTCCGCTCCATGAGCAACGGCAAAACAAGAGATGAAATCATACAATCCATACAAACCAATACCACTGTACAACTGCAGGGTCTCATAGAAGTCTTCAGCGACCGTAGAAACCGGGTGGTAAACTCAGAAAAGAAAAACAGATTCGGAATGAGAGAAACAAAAATTGATTTCTACAAAAGCGGAGACTTTGATAACAGAATGAAAGAAGTGGAAGGCATCACTAAAACCATCTTCAGTCACATGAATGCGGTAGATCCGGGAATAGAAAACGCCATTTCCTGGCGGGCCGACCATGCTGCCTGTACTACCAGAATGAGTAACAGCCCTGAGGAAGGTGTAGTAGACCCCAATCTGAAAATACATGGCACCTCCAATATTTACATGTGTTCAAATGCTGTTTTCTCTTCGCTGGGCGCTGTAAATCCTACACTCACACTCACGGCCCTCTCTTTAAGGCTGGGCAGTCATTTATTAAACCAATTAAAAGCTTAG